cacttttttatcatcacaaaacagatctaaattttctcttcaaaaacctttttttttttttttacacatgcaaaaatagatctgatttttcaaaatcaatttttttttcttaatcattaaaacaaatctgaatttttaaacaaaaaagagaatacattcataaatggttttgtgtaattatgttttttcacaTGCTCAACATATTATTcataacatgcataaaatggtacattggtcataAGAGTCTAAAAGACCAAACTCTGTCTAGGCGggatgggtgcctaacaccttctcattctgtaacctagcctctggatttagatttttggttaagtagatctagctttatctttatttttattttgtgtagactgtaactaggacaaaaagccatatatatttggtagattgtaactaggacccaaagccatgtaaagtttaaattttcaaatttgtattttttttattaatcaatcaataaaacgaaacaattcagtcatgtatttgtatattagtttttcttatacacaccacttacccaaaagagaggtgccctaaaaagcagcacaccaaaaatctctcttttttttagaggCACCCCAATTTTGGAGGTCTATCACAATGCCTATCATGCCGATGGTTTCTTTTCTCCATCCCCATTTCCGTGTGCTAGGCCTGattcttaaatttttaatttaggggATGGCAACAAGGTTTTGAATTTCCTGCTCATTACTTCTCCATCGTTTATCCCTTGCCTCAACAGTTCAGGTTTTAGCCTTGTGAAATACAATCCTCATAGAGTGTCATGCCAACTTGGGCTTAACCAAGATGTGCCTGTAGTCAATGATATGGAGTATGACATTCAAGTGGCAATGAGGCCTTTACTTCATGGTTCAGCCATGGAGTATTGGCATGAGAGGGAGGAGGATGTGTTGATCCTATGTAGGCGAAGGGAAGGTCGTGTTACCCAAAATATGTGTACCTACTGGCGGAAGGTAATGAACACATTTGTTGACTTTGTTGCTAGCCGAGAGTGTGAAAGGGTAATAATTGGCCCTCCAAGGAATGATGTCCCTCCTAACCGGTGCTTGATTCCAAATACCCGGGCTATTTGTTCATGGGCAACCAAGCAGAAAATAAGTTTTGCTGAATGGCACGCTGACCTTGATGGTTAGGTCATCTATGGTGAAGACATTCCAGAAGAATGGAGCAAAAAGAATATGATGATGGAAGCCCCTGAACCCAAAATAGAGGAGCATAAGACACCAAGTAAGAGGGCTTGAAATGAAACTCCTCTGGCTGGAAGTGTTTCTAGGAGGACAAGGTCTAAGAAAGAGTATGGTGTTGGAAGCAGTAAGAGAGGTAAATGCAAGTCTTCGGTGATTGTGCCGCATGATTCTCCCGTTAGGGACACAAGTCTTGCTCTCATAACTCCAGCGGTAGAGGCTGTTAGGCCTTCATTAGTGTCAACTGTTGAGATTGTTCCTTTCTTGAGCCCAGATTTTGAGGCAAATACATATAGGAGAAAAACCACTGCTCATTAGGCGAAAACTGTTGGACCTGATGTTGGGAGCTCCTCCGGTGAGGTAAATACTCAACCATTAAactcattttcttctctttttattttaacttcATTCTTATActaacacacattttttttatgatgttaGCTGCCCCATCAGTCTAGTGACAGTGAAAGGACCCAATCAGAAGATCATGGGGGTGACTTTATGGACATCGCCATGGACTCCGATAACCTTCTGCTCCTCGCCTCCTTATCATCCTATGTTTCTGCTGCTGATAGTATTTCTATCACAGGTAAAGTTGCTGATTCCTCAATGGTGCGCGAGGAAACCATGGAAATTGGTGAGATTAAGGATGTTGTTGACCCTTTGATGGCGCCTAGCATGGTTGTTGATGCTAGTGCAGCTAAAAGAGAGGCTAATGTACCTCCGCTAGTCCTTGAGGAAGTTGCTGGAGGTGGTGCAACTGGAGAAGGTATTATTAATGAACCTACCATGCCCACATTTGACCTTGATCCTTCCAAGAGCAGAAAAACCATAGGTACGGCTTCTGTTGCCCATGCTTCAATAATGTGTAAAGATTTACCTTGAGTTTGCCTCATAAATAAAAAGcttcctttttgtttctttgtcaAATGAATTAATTCCACCAATCTTGTTTGACAGTTGTGGAAGGAGAGTCATCAAGTGCTGCATTTCATAGAGTTAACGTTCAAGATTTCATGGAGATGTTTAATCAAGAAGGGGAGAACGACAAATTTGCTGAGGATTTCTATGCACTTTCCGAAGTCACGGTGAAATTCCAGCGGTTTGATGTTCCTGTTAAGGGTCTGCCCCTGCTGGAGAAAATATTGTTAAAGCATCCGTGTTTTATGTCTAGATGCACATATGGTAATGCTACAAGGAAGGTGATGTTCCAATCCTTAGTTGCAGTTTTGCTTGACATGGAGCCCACACCTCTTAAGAGTCTTAACTTGCACAAAGTACTTGAGTGGAAGAATGTACTTAGTGAGTTACAATCCATGAAGTTTGACCTTGAGTTCATTCTTGATTGGCTCCAAACTACTGCTGCATCATGCATTATTCCGGATGGCGAGATAAAGTTGGCCAAGCTTGTGGTGAAAATTGCAGATTTAGAGAAAGAAATTGCAGCGAAGTCAGCGGAAATATCTTCTTTGACAAATCAAAAGAATTCCATTATGTTGTCCTTGTCCACCAGCAGTGGCTCCTCCGCAGAAACCTTTGGCGAAGGCTTGTTGGATTAGGCTACTTATGCTTTAGATTATATTACTAGTGTTTTGTGGGTAACTCTGTTGGGATGTAATATGTATCTAATGTGTTACTACATGTTTTGAGACTCTCTAGTTATAAAGACTTCCTTTTTTGTTCATGTAATAGGAGAAAAAACTCTTCCAGCGGTAAGCACTATTACTATTTATGTATGTGAACTTATTCAGCTATAGAAAAACTTACTTAGTTGTGGCTTGTTCAgttattagtgttttttttttttttgacaggaAGTGTTGTTATTATTTGTAAAAAGAAACTTATTCAGTTATGATTGTTGTCATTTTTTGTGCAAAATGTCATTCAATTGTaggtacccaaaaaaaaactacttaacTATGGAcattgtttgtaaaaaaattcatgctcaaaagaaattttttgtataaaaagggttgttcattttcattatttcaTGTATATATGTGTCTTTCCTAACTATTCATATGAAGATATCACACTGTTCATGGCAGAGGACACCTCCAGCCGTAACTACtgtgttccttttttttctgcaaaacccaattttgagccaaaaagaaaggaaaaaaaatgttttgtgaTAAAATAGTGTCTATTcatctatacacacacacacaagcatgcattattattattatttttttagctattCATGTGTAACTATCGTACTTTTCATGGTAAAGGACACCTCTAGCCGTAGCTACTGTGTTCccctttttttctaaaaaatcattttttgagccaaaagaaaggaaaaaaaattttgtgatttcgaaagaaataaaatagtgtCCCATCtaaatatatgtatatgcattaatacttttttttttcgacTATTCATGTGTAAATATTGTACTACTCATGGCAGAGGACACCTCCTAGCTACtgtgttcttttctttttgcaaaaaaccattttttattttaaaaaaatgtttgtatttttttttcttttttttttggaagagagaaaatagagtgtttactcatatatatatatatatatatatatatatatatatatatatatacacatatacatacatatatatatatgtatatatatacatatccaCATTTTAAGAGAACAactatgattaaaaaaaattagtacttttcaaaaacatgcaTGACTATGGCAAAGGCAATGCTTACTTCTTTATTTAGTAGTAGTTGTGATCTTACAAAGGAGTGGCAAATGACCACATAGTACAAGCATGGTAGATTAAGTATAATACAACTTAAGCCATTTGCTATTAATAGGTTCCGCGAGAACTTCGCCATACGCTGTAGCTAAACGATAATAACCACTATCATTGGCTTCCCTTACAAGGTACGGACCCTCCCAACTTGGGGCAAATTTAAAGGGGGCAGAAAGGTTTCTTCTCACATGGTCTGCTACCTTCAAAACCATTTTCCCATTAACAAAAGTTCTAGCCTTCATGACTTTGTTATAGGCATTGGTCATTTTTTGTTGGTATCGCTGGATACGGCTAAAGGCCAAATTCCTTGCTTCCTTTAAGGTTTCAAGGTTGGAGGCCTTACATTCTGCACAGGTGACTGCGCTCATTTCAATTTCTTGACTATGAATCACCCTAGGTGTAGGAACTAATAGCTTAACCGGTGATATAGCCTCGGTGCCATACACAAGAGAAAATGGCGCAAAGCTAGTAACGGTCTTTGCTGAACTTCGGTAGGCCCATAAAGTTTCCAGCAAATGTTCACTCCATCCTCCCTCATATTCGTGGACTATCTTGCTGAGAATTCTTAATAATACTCGATTAGTTGCCTCCTCTTGGCCATTGCATTGGGGATAGTAAGGAGTAGACTTTCTATGCTTAATGTGGCAATGGTCAAGTAGTTTACGGACATCTTTTTTGACAAAGGGAGTGCCATTATCACTGATGATCTTATGGGGAATGCCAAATCTACAAATTATATGCTCACGGAAGAAATTTGCAACCGCCGGACCAATAGCTTTCTTCAACAGGATTGCCTTAACCCATTTCGTAAAATACTCTGTAGCTACTAACAGCCATTGGATGGTGGATTGATTGGCCCTATCAAGTCTAGCCCCCAAGTGTCGAATGGCCATGGTGTTGTCATGTTTTGGAGACTAGTAGGGTGAGCATGGATCAAGCTTCTATGGACTTGGCAAGTGTCACAAGTCTTCACGTGCTTGGTTGTGTCTTGCTTCATGGTTGGCCCAAAACATCCAAGGTTGAGTAGCTACTAGAGAAGTCGCTTCTTGCCTTGATGGTCCCCACATTCACCCGCATGAACTTCTTGCATGACAGATTGGGCTTCAGGGGTCCCTAAACATCTTAAGGACTCCTCATTAAATCCTCTTCGGAAAAGGACACCTCCCTCCACAAAGTAGCGAGTCGCCATCCTTTTTAACCGATATGCCTCATCCCAGTTGTCGGGCAAAATGCCTTCAATGAGATATTCAAGAAATGGGATTCGCTAATCGTTGAAGGTGAATATAGCATGTGATTCTTCATGGCTGGGGATGTGTTGACATTTTTCACACTGACTTTGGATGTTGGCAGCTTGCTTGTCCATGTCTGGCCAGTAATACCCTAATCGCTGGAGGCGCCTGTAGAGGCATACTGTATTACTGGAGCTGCAGGATTTCTCATGGACTTCTCTTAGTCACTTGCTAGACTCACTTTGGCCTAAGCACCTTGCCAAGACTCCTCctagaaattttttgtataactCCCCTACCACCTAAGTGTAATCTTTGAAGCATTTCAATTACTCTTTGCTAGATAGAGATAATAGTGCTTCTTTGATGGGTGACCGCCAATTTGTTTGGTCTAGTGGTTGACCAAAAAACTCCGCTTTCAGCACTTGTATGACTGGAACAGGTTTCTTTATGACTATAACTTCAGTAGCCATGCCTTCAAAACTGATTCTAGCCCCCAAAATGGCTAAAGCATCAACAAAACGGTTGTCGAACCTTTGAGAGTATTGAATGTCAAAGTCTTCAAATGAATCTTCCAACATTTGAGCCATAGCTCTATATGGTGCCAACGATGGTTCTTTGAGTGCAAAATCTCCCTTAGTTTGACAAACAACTAGGTTCGAATCTCCAACCACCCTAAGGCGTTTAATTCCCATTTCATGTGCTACTGCCAAACCTGTGTGGTATGCTTTATACGCAATCGTATTGTTGGTACAAGAAAAATTAAGCTTGAAAGACATGGCTAGTGCTTCCCCTTTTTCTTTGATTAGAAAAATTCCAGCTCCTCCTTCAGTAGCAGTGGAGGACCCATCAAATCTGAGAATCCACCTAGCTCCAGCCGCCTCAATAGTTAAAACCTCTGGTAAATCTCCAGGGACTTCATCAGTAATGTCCCAAATTTCTTCTCCTGTGAACCATGCTAGTAAGTCAGCTATAGCTTGCCCTTTTACAACTATAGGGGCGATAGggataatttcaaattcaaacaatTGCAAGAGCCATTGTGCTAGCCTTCCTAAAAGGACAGGATGCCGCAAAAGTGAGCGTATGGAGTGAGATTTCGTCATGAGGTAAATTGTATGAGCCAAAAAATAATGCCATAATCGTTGTGCAACATATATGAGAGAGAGGCAAGCCTTTTCAGCTCTTGAATAGCAGGTTTCAGCGTCCTTCAACATCCGGCTGACATAGTAAATTGGCTGATCAGACCccttttgatctttttggcCTATTAATGCTCCTACTACCTCACTGTTGGTGGCCAAATAAAGCTAAAGGGGCTTTCCTGATATGGGTGCACATACGGTTGGCAGCTTGGTCATGAGTTGCTGCAATTGAGAGAAAGCTTGCTGGCATCTTTGATTTCGGCAGTAAGGCCTTCTCTTCCTTAGTAGGGGTGTGAAGGCAACGGTAAGAGTGGCTAGATCAAGAATGAACCTTTGGATGTATGAAAGCTAACCAAGGAAGCTTTTAAGTTCCTTAAATGTGGCAGGCGGCTTCATGGTGGCTATAGCTTGTGCCTTGCTAGGATCAACATCTATCCCCCGTTGGTGAACAAGAAAACTCAAAAACTTTCCAGCGAAAACACCAAAAGCACACTTAAGGGGGTTCATACGAAGCTTGTAAAGGCGGCATCTTTCAAAGACTTTCCTTAGGACATCAAAATGGTTTTCTCTTGCTTTTGACTTCACCacaatgtcatccacatagtcTTCAATTTCTCTGTGCATCATATCATGAAAGATTGTGATCATGGCCCTTTGGTAAGTGGCACCGGCGTTCTTAAGGCCAAAGGGCATAACGGTATAGTGGAAATTCCCAATGGGGGTTCAGAAGGCAATCTTGGCTGCATCCTTAGGTGACATCCTAATTTGGCTGTAGCCACTAAAACCATCCATAAATGAGAACATAGCATGCCCGGCAGCCGAGTCAATTAGCATGTCCATGTTTGGAAGTGGAAATTCATCTTTTGGGCATGCTTTATTGAGATTTCGAAAATCAACGCAGCACCTTATTTGCCCATACTTTTTCTTGACAGGCACTATGTTTGACAGCCACTTTGGGTGCTCAATGGGCCTAATGAAACAAGCTGCAAGGAGTTTTTCCGCTTCCTTGATGATTTGAGCTTCAATATCTGGATGGAAGGTTTGCATGGGTTGTATCACCGGCTTCACACCCGGTTCAACATTAAGAGCATGTGCCACTAAATTGGGATCCAAACCAGGCATTTCATTGTATTCCCAAGCGAAGACAtcaaatttttccttcaaaagtgCAATGAGTTGGGTTTTCTCCAGTTGTGACAGATTTGCATTAATCGAGGTTGTTCATGGAACATTAGGGTCATCACTAAGATCGACAATTTCTAGCTCCATATCAACTGGCAAGGATAGATCGGGTGTCGGTAATAACTCTTCACACGGTTCAGCAATGTTGTCAAAAGAATGCTCCGCTGGAGCTGCTGTTTCTTGAATGCAGCAGCAAGTTGGTGTTGTATTGGCTTCATTCAGTCCAGGACTTTTCTGTTTGAGACAGCTAGGCCCTGTGTACCGTCATAATCGATAACCAAGATGCCCATCCGGTAGTTGGACTTGCACACACCTTAGTTATGACCTGCTGCTAGAGGCTTTCTTACGCtctctttcctctttcttttgaTCAAGAATCCCCTTCAGATTTACCTCAGGTTCTTCCTCAATAACCTCCCAATCAAGTAACGGTGTCCCTAAAGGCTTTGATGTGGCATCTTCCCTACACGGAGTAAACTCACCATAAAAATCTACTTCAAAATGGTGGGCTTCAAACAAGTCAAATGGAGTATGGTTGGCTGGGATGCGTATGGGCTTGCTGTTGAACATTCCTttaacacatttatttttataggaaacATTCCTTTAACACATTGGTGATATGTGGATGGGACCAATTTGTATATATGGAGCCAAGGCCACCTAAGCAAGGCATGGTATGATATGGCTTAATCGAACACATGAAACCTTGTAAGTGCCACAATAGGTCCCACTCTTAGGACAAGTTGTATGCTCCCAATGGTATGCTCATTCATTCCAGAGAAACCAGAAACTTCTATGGGCGTGCTGGTGACTTGACTAAGAGAAATTTTAGTTGCTTTGAGTGTACTAGTTGGGATGAGATTCAAGGATGCACTGGTATGAACTAGTGCCCTTTGTATGTGGGCATCGTTGATTTGAGCAGCTATATATAAAGGTCTACTATGGTCAGGGTGCTGCACTTCCATGTCTTCATCAGTGAAGGTGATGGCATTAGTAGTTTCTAAAAAAGCTCTACTGGCATGGGCTTCAGCGGTAAGGCAGTATGTACCAAAGTTAGAGGCAATGGACACTAGTGCTTCGGTTGTTGCCTTTCTTGCTTCTTCATTGAATCCGAGCTGGTTGAACAAAGCACGAAAGGTTAGGCTCCTCTGAAGTGCTAAGATGGCTGCAAGTGGTAATTCCCCGCTATCGCTCACATCATCCTCGTTATTCACTACATGAATCACCACTGCTGCTATAGCCTTCCCTTTGTTTTGTTGTGGCAGCGAGTTCCGCTGAACCTCCTGTTCTTAGGTTGAATCAAGGGTTCCATCTGCGATTTTTTATGAAACATCCTTCAAAGAGCCCTGCAATCTCTAGTCTTATGATGCACATATTGATGATAGTGACAATAATAAGGACTTTGCTTATCTTCCTTAGCAGGCTCTCAACTTGGCTTGATGACTCTAAGGACTCTATCAGCTACCCACTTCTCAACTATCACCTTGATTTCCTCGTAAGTACATGGAATGGGAGGCAGCTCTTGTTGTTCTGTACCATCATCCCTCTTGCGTTTTACCCCTGCTACCGGTTCATCGCTGGAGATGGCAAGAGCTTGAGGagggcttcttttttttgctcTAGGCTTGTCAACGACAGATGACTTGACTGATAGGGCTGTCTTGCGAGCTTTTTGGAGTAGTTGGGCAAATTGATGAATGTCAAGGTTCTCTAAGTGTGCTCGATATTCTAGGAACATGTTGTCAATACAAATCTCCACTAGCTCTTGTTCTTTGTACTGTCTATAACAATCAAGGGCAGTATCT
This genomic stretch from Castanea sativa cultivar Marrone di Chiusa Pesio chromosome 9, ASM4071231v1 harbors:
- the LOC142608854 gene encoding uncharacterized protein LOC142608854, whose product is MPFGLKNAGATYQRAMITIFHDMMHREIEDYVDDIVVKSKARENHFDVLRKVFERCRLYKLRMNPLKCAFGVFAGKFLSFLVHQRGIDVDPSKAQAIATMKPPATFKELKSFLGRLAQWLLQLFEFEIIPIAPIVVKGQAIADLLAWFTGEEIWDITDEVPGDLPEVLTIEAAGARWILRFDGSSTATEGGAGIFLIKEKGEALAMSFKLNFSCTNNTIAYKAYHTGLAVAHEMGIKRLRVVGDSNLVVCQTKGDFALKEPSLAPYRAMAQMLEDSFEDFDIQYSQRFDNRFVDALAILGARISFEGMATEVIVIKKPVPVIQVLKAEFFGQPLDQTNWRSPIKEALLSLSSKERLQRLGYYWPDMDKQAANIQSILPDNWDEAYRLKRMATRYFVEGGVLFRRGFNEESLRCLGTPEAQSVMQEVHAGECGDHQGKKRLL